In Amycolatopsis sp. FBCC-B4732, the genomic stretch AGGGTCTCCTCGCCGTACCAGCCCGCCGCGTCGCACTGGTCCGGCGGCTCGAGGACCGGGTTCGCCGGGAAGACGTGCTGCTTGAACTGGCTCTGCTTCAGCGGGTGCTGCGGGTCGTTCTTCTTGGCGTACGTGCTCGCGTCGGCGTAGATGGTCGGCGAGGCGAACGCGTCCACGATGGCGATCGTGGTGCCCTTGCCGTCCGCGCCGACCTTGTCGACACCGTAGGCCGAGCGCAGCTGCGCCGGGGTGTAGCCGCAGGGGGCGTAGGGCAGGTTCTTGCCGTTGTAGGCGGGATCGGTGGTGTCGATCTTCTCGCCGTAGTAGGCACTGCACGGCCGCGCGTTGCGGAAGCCGGGCCCGGGCGCGACGTCGGACGGCGTCCCGGAACCGGTGGCGTGGTCGGGCTTGAACAGGTTGGTGGCCTGGTCCACGCCGACGACGCCGAGGACGTCGTTCGCCAGGTTCGCCGGCACCGACAGGTTCTTGTCGGCGGCGCGCAGCGTCTGGCCCTTGACCTTGTACTTGCTCAGCTTGACGTCGAACGCCTGCTGCGTCTGGCCGGCGGTACCGGTGGCCTCGACGTAGGCGCGGTTCGACGGCACCTCACCGATGCTGAAGCCGTTGCCGGTCAGCCACGACTTGACGGCGTCGACCGTGGCGTCACTGGCGGCGAACCGGTCGCGCACCTGGTCCGGGCTCAGGTACTGGCGGTAGGTCTTGCTGTCCGGATCGGACACGGCCTGGGCCAGCGCCTCGGCACCGGCGTTGTCGCGCTGGTTCAGGTAGACCCGGAAGCTCAGCTTCGCGGCGGGCGCCGTGTCGGCGACCTTCGCCTGCGCGTTCGCCCACAACGGGTGCGACTGCGGAATGTCCTGACGCCCCTGCGCGGACGCCGTCGCCGGCAGGGCGCCGGTCAGGCCACCCACCACCGCGAGCGAAAGGAGCAGGGTGGAGCTTCTTCGCACAGAAATCTCCCTCTTCGAAACGGCCCCCGGAAAACGGGCCTTGCAACACCGGGTGAGACTAGATCGGTGTTCCGCTCGCGGGGAAGTGCTTGCGGAACCGTTATCTCGTCGCGAATTCACGCGATGTGGGGGGTGGTGCGGAAATCCGATTTGTCGGACGAAAAACGCGAGGAATGCTCCGCGGTGTGCGTTAAGTCCGGTTTCGCGCACCATGGGCGACAGCCGCGCGCCACCTACTAAAGTCGGGTGCTCCGTCCACTCGGGACAGTTCACGCCGTGACGGTACTTCGGCCGTGGTCAGCGCGGTGCGGCCAGCCTGCGGTCCACTTCGGCCGTCGAAAAGACCGTGTCGACGACCATCGCCACCGCGCCGCCGAGCGCGTCGCCGCGACCGCCGATTTCGACGCGCAGGTGCTGCGTCGCCCGCGGGAGCGCGCGCCGGTAAAGCTCTTCGCGGACGCCGGCGACGAAATGCGGTTCGGCGAGATCCCCGGCGACGACCAGCACGCCCGGGTTGACCACGCAAACGAGCGTCGCGAGCACCTCCCCCACCTGGCGGCCCGCGACTTCGGCGAGCCGGACCGCCGCCGGGTCGCCCGCCAGGAGGCGGTCGCGCACGCCCGAGCCCGACGTCGTCGGCAGGCCCAGCTCGGTCAGGCGCGCGGCGAGGGCGCCTCCGCTGGCGACGGCCGCGAGGCAACCGAGCGAACCGCACTGACAGCGGGCGCCGGGGTGGCCCGGCAGGCGGATGTGGCCGATGTCGCCCGCGCCGCCGTCGATGCCGCGGTACACCTCGCCGCCGAGGACGATCCCGGCGCCGATGCCGGTTGACACCTTGACCACCACGAGCGCGGCCGAGTCCGGGTGGCGGGCGCGGTGCTCGCCCAGCGCCATCAGGTTCGCGTCGTTCTCGACCAGCACTGGGGCGGCAAAGCGGGCGCCGAGGTGGGTGTCGATCGGGTAGCCGTCCCAGCCCGGCATGATCGGCGGCTGCGTCACGCGGGCGCGGCCGGGTTCGACCGGGCCGGGGACGGAAACGCCGACGCCGCACACCGGCCGTCCGGCCTCGGCCAGCAGCTCGTCGAACCACCCCGCGATCCGGTCGAGCACCGGTTCCGGGCCGTCGGCGACGCGCAGCTCGCCTTCGCGGTGGGCCAGCCGCCGTCCGGCCAGGTCGGTGACCGCGGCCTCGGCGTGCGTGGTGTCGATGCTCGCGGCGAGGACGACGGCGTGCTGGTCGTCGAAGCGCAGCTGCCGCGCCGGGCGGCCGCCGGTGGAGTCCTCCTGGCCGCCCTCGGCGAGCAGACCGGCCGCCTGGAGGCGGTCCAGGCGCGCGGTGAGGGTCGACCGGGACAGGCCGCTGCGGGTGAGCAGGGCCTTGCGCGTGGTCGCCTCCCCCGTCTTGACCAGCTGGAACAGCTCGCCGGCACTGGTCGGCATCCGACGTCTCCCCCCTTTTGTCTATTGACACTACACAAGTCCGAGATAAGTTGGACATATGGATGTAACACGAGCCGCGGCCGTACTGGCGGGCAACTGGCTCGGCTCGTCGACCGTGCCCTCGCGATCGCTCTACCCGCACCAGTGGAGCTGGGACTCGGCGTTCATCGCGATCGGCCTGCGCCACCAGGCGCCCGAGCGCGCACGGCGCGAGCTGCGGACGCTGTTCGCCGCGCAGTGGCCCGACGGCCGCGTCCCGCACATCGTGTTCGACCCGGGCACCCCGCCCGAGGCGTACTTCCCCGGCCCGGCCTTCTGGCGCGCCGGGCGGACGTCCGGCATCGTCCAGCCACCGGTGCACGCGCGCGCGGTGCTGGCGGTGCACGAAGCCGCGCCGGACCGCGGATTCCTCGCGACGCTGTACCCGAAACTGCGCGCCTGGCACGAATACCTGCGAGGATCACGCGACGCGGGCGGGCACGGCCTCGCGGCGATCGTGCACCCGTGGGAGTCCGGGATGGACAACAGCCCGGCGTGGGACGAGCCGCTGGCGCGGGTCACGCCGTCGAGCGGCTTCGTCCGCCGCGACCTGGCCCACGGCACCGAGGCGGACCGGCCGAGCGACGCCGACTACGGCCGGTACGTCCGCCTCGCCGCGGACTACCGCGACAGCGATTACCGGGACTTCGGCGACTTCGTCGTCGAGGACCCGGGCTTCAACGCCCTGCTGGCCGACGGCGAACTGGCGCTGGCCGAGATCGCCGAGGAGCTCGGCCTGCCGTCGGAGGAACACCGCGAATCGGCGGCGCGCATCGCGAAGGCGTTGCAGGACACGTTGTGGGACAACGGCTTCTTCTTCGCCCGCGACGTCCGCACCGGGGCGCTGACCCGGCAGCACACGTGCGCCGGGCTGCTGCCGCTGCTGCTCCCGGACCTGGCGGTCGCCCCGGCCCTGCTGGCCACGGCAACCGGCCCGCGCTTCGGCCTCGGCCGCGTCCACGGCATCCCGAGCTACGACCTGACGGCCCCGGACTTCGACCCGGCCCGCTACTGGCGCGGCCCGTCGTGGTCCAACGTCGGCTGGCTCCTCCACCGCGCCCTGCACCACCACGGCGAACACGCGCTCGCCACCCGGCTGCGCACCGACCTCCTGACGACGGCGGTGGCCACGGACTTCGCGGAATACTGCGACCCGCTGACCGGAGCGGGCCACGGCACCCGCTCGTTCAGCTGGACCGCGGCGCTGGCCGTGGACCTGCTGGCTCAGCCCGCGTAGGCCGAGCCCAGCCAGGTTTCGTCGATGCGCAGGCGCTTGTAGCGCGTGCTGTCGCTCGAGGCCGCATACGTGCTCGTCACCCGCAGGCGGACGTACCTCGTCGTCGTCGCCGGCAGGTCGATGAACTGGACGCCGCGGTGGCTCGGGAGGGTGCCGGACTTCAGGGCGCTCCCCCAGTTCTTGCCGTCGGCCGAGACGAACACCTGGTAGGCCTTGATGCGCGCGGACTGCTCGGTGTCCGACCGGGCGTAGCTCACCGAGTCTTCGCGCTGGTTGAGGCCGACGTACCGGACCGGCCGCGCGGCGCCGAGGTCGTAGTCCAGGTCGACCGGGAGCGTCTTGCCGTTGTCGAAGTACGTCAGGTAGTCGCCGTCGCTCGCGGACTGTCCACTGTGGCCATTGGCGGACGCGCTCGCCTTCAGCGTCACGGTACGCGGGTCGTACGTTCCCGTGCGGCCCGCCGTTTCGACCTTGAACACCGTGTCGTAGGCGTCCCAGCCCGACAGCCCGGACAGCGTCAGGGTGCCGCCACCTTGGCCGAACGAGATCGCGGCGCCGGTGCGGAGGTTCGTGACACCCGAGACGCGGTAGCCGTTGTCGCGGATCTTCAAGGTGCTCCCCGACGGCTTGGTCAGCACGTGCACGTACTGCGTTCCGCCGCGGATCGTGATCACGCCGTGCGCACCGTCGTTCCAGAAGCCCGGTTGCATGCCGCCGTACATGTACCCCGCGCCTTCGGTGCCGTCGAGGGATTCCGCGATCGCGCCGAGGTAGCCGGCCGCGAAGTTGTTGAACGCCTCCTGGTTCGCCGGGAACCGGCCGTTCACCATCGCCGTCTCGGCCATCAGGGACTTGATCGACGAGCCGGCGTTCGTCACCAGGCGGCCGAGGTTGAGCGCCTGGGTCACCGGCGGGTTCGAGCCGCCGTACCACCAGGAACCGGTGTCGGGCAGCTTGAAGCACGCTTCCGTGAGCCGGGGCATCGCCGTGTACGTCGCCTGCGGGTAGTCGTACGACGGCGTCATGCCGGTCTTCTGCTCGTTGCTGATCGTGTCCATGATCGGCGTGTCTTCGTTGTTGTTGCTCAGCAGGTAGTCCGGGCGCTGCTGGTAGATCTGCCGGTACAGGTCGTGGGACTCCCAGTAGGCGTTGTCGTTGTCGATCCAGAACCCGCCGAGGTCCGGGTAGTTCTTCATGACCTCGAAGAAGTTGTCGTAGCTGAACTGGCCGAAGCCGTCCTGGCCGTCGAGGTCCACCGTCTTGCCCTTGTACTTCGAGTAGCCGGCCGAGTCGAGCCACTCGTGGCCGCCCTCGTCGTGCCATTGGGCGTCGTTGGTCATGTAGAGGATGACCTTGAGCCCCTCGGTCTTCGCCGCGGCGACCAGCTCGCCGAGGAAGTCCCGTTTGGTGCTGCAGCTGCCCGGGATCTTCGACGGCCACGCCCGCGAGTAGCCGAGGCGGCTGTGGAAGGAGGCCAGCACCAGGTAGGAAGCGTGCAGCTTCTTCGCCTCGGTGACCCAGTAAGCGGGACTCCACCCGCCGTCGGTGATCGCCTTCTCCCAGGCGCTGCAACTGGTGTAGCCGGGCGAGGTGCGCATGCCCCAGTGCAGGAACAGGCCCGCCTGGCTCTCACGCAGCCACTGCTGGGAGGGTTTCTGCAGATCGGCCGACGCCGGCGCGGCGGTGAGCCCGGCCACCGCCAGCAGAGAAGCGCACACGACACCCAAGCGACGCAAGAACATCGATGACCTCCAGTGGTCTGGTCCACCCGGAGTGGTACTCCTCCGGTTCGCCGTCGGTCAACCCTCTGATCCGACCTTTGGCACCCGTTTCGCCCATCGGTACACCGAAGTACCCGCCATTCGGGTCAAGTATCTGATATATGACTTAAGAGGTCGGACCTCTATTGACCGGCTCCCGCGAGGCGAGTACATGTTCTCCGTGGGAAGCGCTTTCGCTCCCCGACCACCGCTCCGGCGAAACGGGTAGCACGCCGCGCCCCAGAGCCGGCCGGGATGCCGACGGACGGCGGATCGGCATCCCGGCCACCTCTTCGCACCACCCGCGTCGCGGGGGCCAGTGCAGGAAAGGGACGACGCATGTCCGAGCACCCCCTTCGCCCGACCCGGCGCGCGGTCCTGACCGGCACGCTCGGCGCGCTCGGTGCCCTCGCCGCGGCGGGCCCCCTCGCGCGCGCGGCCGACCGGCTGCCCCCGATCGGCGGTGCCGCGCCGCCACCGGACTGGTCGCGGGCGGTCATCGACTCGACGATGAAGCGCTACACGCCGGGCACGATCGGCGGCTGGGGCTACACCCTCGGGCTGTACCTCTACGGTCAGTACCTCTTCTACCAGCGCACCGGCGAACAGAAGTACCTCGACTACATCGTCGCCTGGTACGACCGGTTCATCACCGACAGCGGGATCTCCAACAGCTTCACGAACCTCGACTCGATGCGCTCGTGCCAGCTGCTGCCGCTGCTCTACGCCGAAACGGGCCGCAAGAAGTACAAGACGGCGGCCGACCAGCTGCGCAAGCGGTTCCCGGCCTACCCCCGCACGTCCGACGGCGGCATGTTCCACGCCACGAGCAAGGTCGGCCAGCTGTGGGGCGACGGCGTGTACATGGCCCAGCCGTTCCTCGCGCTCTACGGCGCCGCGTTCGACGACGGCGCGTACTGCTTCGAGGAGGCGGCGAAGAACATCTCGGTGTACTTCAGCCACCTCCGCGAGCCGGCGAAGGGCCTGCTATACCACGCTTACGACGAGGACGGCTCCGAATCCTGGTCGTCGGGGACCGGGCACCACTCCAAGTACCACTGGGCCCGCGCGATCGGCTGGTTCGGCATGGCCACGATCGACATCCTCGAGGTGCTCCCGGCGGACCACCCGCGCCGGGCCGCGCTGATCGACGTCGTGCGGTTCCTGGCCGCGGGCTACCAGCGCTACCAGGACCCGGCCAGCGGCCGCTGGTACCAGGTCGTCGACCGCGGCGGCGAGACGAAGAACTGGCTGGAGACGTCGGCGTCGTCGATGTACGCGTTCACGATCGCCCGCGGTGTCCAGCGCGGCTACCTGCCCTCGTCCTACCAGGCGGTGGCGGACAAGGGCTACGCCGGCGTGCTGAAGAAGATCTCCCTCGGCTCCGACGGCCTCACGAACATCACCGACATCTGCGAGGGCACCAACGTCGGCGACCTGTCCTACTACTACGCGCGGGCCCGCAAGACGAACGACTTCCACGGCCTGGGCGCGTTCCTGATCATGAACGAGCAGTTCCACCACTGACCACGAGGCGCGCCGCAGGAGGGGCCCCGGCTTTCCGGCCGGGGCCCCTCCGTTTTCGTCAGCAGTCCGAAGTGGACCCCGTCGCGTTCACGCGCAGCGCCGAGTCCCGGACGCAGTAGCCCGCCACCGCCTGGAAGCCGATGTCGTACGGGCTCTTACTGCCTTTCTCCGCGGTGAAGTGGTCGAACGTGATGTCCGAGCTGTTGTTGACGATGCTCGCCGGGCGGCCGTCGTCCTTCCCGAAGTCCACCGAGCTGTCCACGAACCGGATGCCGGCCGCGTAGTGCAGGTACCAGCCGTAGGACGGGCGGGTGCCGATGCTCTTCGGGTTGTAGTCCGTCGCGTCGTTGCTCGGGACGCCGGTGCCCGCGGTCCCGTTGCCACCGGGCACGGTCAGCTCGACACCGGTGAAGGTGACATCGGAGACGCGGTGACCGCTGTCCGCGCCCCAGATCGTCGGGCTGAAGTTGCTGCCGGTGTGCGTGCCGGTGACGTTGTCGAACGTGATCCCGCTGATCGAGCCGACGCCGGGGTTGTTCCCGCACCGTTTCCGCGTGCCGATCTTCATCATCACCGGCGAATACGTGCCCGACATCGTGATGTTGCGGTAGTGCACGTCGGAGATCTTCGCGCCGTCCATGGAGACGATGCCGAGACCCGATTTGTGCGCACCGGTGATCGCGATGTCCGAGAACCGGTAGCCGGTGAAGTCACCGCAGGTCTCGGACCCGAACATCAGCGCGTTGCAGCACACCGCCGAGAGTTTCGCGCCGGTCACCGTGACGTTCCCGTTCGGCAGTTTCGCGCCGAGCGCGTAGTCGCTCTTGAACACGAGCGCGTCGTCGTTGGCCGCGATGGCGGCGTTGGTGATGGTGACGTTCGTGGTGCTGATGATGTTCCAGCCGTCGCGATCGCCCGCCGTGTCGATGGTGAGGTGGTCGGAGACGACGTTCTTGCACCCGTTGACCAGCGCCGCGAAGTGCCCGCCGCGGCGCAGCTTGATGCCGGACAACGTCAGCCCGTCGCACCGGGTGAGCGACAGGATCTTGTCCGCCTCACCGGATTTCGGGTTGCCGGTGATCAGGTTGCCGCCGCCGTCGATCGTGCCCGCGCCGGTGAAGCCGATGTTCGTCAGCTTGTCGCCGGCGAACATCGCGTTGTGGAAGTGGCTGTGGCCGTAGTCCTGGTAGTCGTCCCAGGGGTTCGATTCGGGCTTGTCGTAGGTGTCCGCACCGGACCCGGTGATCGTCGCGCCCGCGTCGAGCTGGATCGTCACGTTGCTCTTGAGGTGCACCGTGTTCGCGGACTTGTACGTACCCGAGGGGAACCGGACGGTGCCGCCGCCCGCGGCGTTGGCCGCCGTGATCGCCTTGTCGACCGCGGAAGAGTCGTTGGCGGAACCGTTGCCCTTCGCGCCGTAGTCCTTCACGTCGTAGACGCCGCCGGGCGCCGCCGCGGAGATTCCGGTACCGGCCACCACCAGCCCGGCCACCGCCCAGCTGATCAGCAAAGATCTTTTCACCGTGAGACCGCCTTGTCATGGAATCGGGAAATTCGGCATGACGGCGGAGAACCCAGATTACGAGTGG encodes the following:
- a CDS encoding ROK family transcriptional regulator; the encoded protein is MPTSAGELFQLVKTGEATTRKALLTRSGLSRSTLTARLDRLQAAGLLAEGGQEDSTGGRPARQLRFDDQHAVVLAASIDTTHAEAAVTDLAGRRLAHREGELRVADGPEPVLDRIAGWFDELLAEAGRPVCGVGVSVPGPVEPGRARVTQPPIMPGWDGYPIDTHLGARFAAPVLVENDANLMALGEHRARHPDSAALVVVKVSTGIGAGIVLGGEVYRGIDGGAGDIGHIRLPGHPGARCQCGSLGCLAAVASGGALAARLTELGLPTTSGSGVRDRLLAGDPAAVRLAEVAGRQVGEVLATLVCVVNPGVLVVAGDLAEPHFVAGVREELYRRALPRATQHLRVEIGGRGDALGGAVAMVVDTVFSTAEVDRRLAAPR
- a CDS encoding alpha-L-fucosidase, with product MFLRRLGVVCASLLAVAGLTAAPASADLQKPSQQWLRESQAGLFLHWGMRTSPGYTSCSAWEKAITDGGWSPAYWVTEAKKLHASYLVLASFHSRLGYSRAWPSKIPGSCSTKRDFLGELVAAAKTEGLKVILYMTNDAQWHDEGGHEWLDSAGYSKYKGKTVDLDGQDGFGQFSYDNFFEVMKNYPDLGGFWIDNDNAYWESHDLYRQIYQQRPDYLLSNNNEDTPIMDTISNEQKTGMTPSYDYPQATYTAMPRLTEACFKLPDTGSWWYGGSNPPVTQALNLGRLVTNAGSSIKSLMAETAMVNGRFPANQEAFNNFAAGYLGAIAESLDGTEGAGYMYGGMQPGFWNDGAHGVITIRGGTQYVHVLTKPSGSTLKIRDNGYRVSGVTNLRTGAAISFGQGGGTLTLSGLSGWDAYDTVFKVETAGRTGTYDPRTVTLKASASANGHSGQSASDGDYLTYFDNGKTLPVDLDYDLGAARPVRYVGLNQREDSVSYARSDTEQSARIKAYQVFVSADGKNWGSALKSGTLPSHRGVQFIDLPATTTRYVRLRVTSTYAASSDSTRYKRLRIDETWLGSAYAG
- a CDS encoding protease pro-enzyme activation domain-containing protein, which codes for MRRSSTLLLSLAVVGGLTGALPATASAQGRQDIPQSHPLWANAQAKVADTAPAAKLSFRVYLNQRDNAGAEALAQAVSDPDSKTYRQYLSPDQVRDRFAASDATVDAVKSWLTGNGFSIGEVPSNRAYVEATGTAGQTQQAFDVKLSKYKVKGQTLRAADKNLSVPANLANDVLGVVGVDQATNLFKPDHATGSGTPSDVAPGPGFRNARPCSAYYGEKIDTTDPAYNGKNLPYAPCGYTPAQLRSAYGVDKVGADGKGTTIAIVDAFASPTIYADASTYAKKNDPQHPLKQSQFKQHVFPANPVLEPPDQCDAAGWYGEETLDVEAAHGLAPGADILYVGGESCEDNALDVALNYVIAGHKADIVSNSYGDTGEDIPADEVKVFNQISLQAVLEGIGVYFSSGDNGDEVARLGTPSPDFSASAPWITAVGGTSIAIGKDGKRIFETGWETSKSSLTNGVYGPAAYTSGSGGGTSRLFAQPFYQKGVVPDALAKKNQTGNNKGRVVPDISAIGDPNTGFLVGQTQTFPDGAYYDQYRIGGTSLASPVFAGIMAVADSFDHFHHGFINPVIYKLTSRTPAISDVKHVDAAVERVDYANSTDASGGLLTSVRTLDYQGLTIHTTPGYDDVTGLGTPNGLLFLLLV
- a CDS encoding glycoside hydrolase family 105 protein; amino-acid sequence: MSEHPLRPTRRAVLTGTLGALGALAAAGPLARAADRLPPIGGAAPPPDWSRAVIDSTMKRYTPGTIGGWGYTLGLYLYGQYLFYQRTGEQKYLDYIVAWYDRFITDSGISNSFTNLDSMRSCQLLPLLYAETGRKKYKTAADQLRKRFPAYPRTSDGGMFHATSKVGQLWGDGVYMAQPFLALYGAAFDDGAYCFEEAAKNISVYFSHLREPAKGLLYHAYDEDGSESWSSGTGHHSKYHWARAIGWFGMATIDILEVLPADHPRRAALIDVVRFLAAGYQRYQDPASGRWYQVVDRGGETKNWLETSASSMYAFTIARGVQRGYLPSSYQAVADKGYAGVLKKISLGSDGLTNITDICEGTNVGDLSYYYARARKTNDFHGLGAFLIMNEQFHH
- a CDS encoding glycoside hydrolase family 28 protein, with the translated sequence MKRSLLISWAVAGLVVAGTGISAAAPGGVYDVKDYGAKGNGSANDSSAVDKAITAANAAGGGTVRFPSGTYKSANTVHLKSNVTIQLDAGATITGSGADTYDKPESNPWDDYQDYGHSHFHNAMFAGDKLTNIGFTGAGTIDGGGNLITGNPKSGEADKILSLTRCDGLTLSGIKLRRGGHFAALVNGCKNVVSDHLTIDTAGDRDGWNIISTTNVTITNAAIAANDDALVFKSDYALGAKLPNGNVTVTGAKLSAVCCNALMFGSETCGDFTGYRFSDIAITGAHKSGLGIVSMDGAKISDVHYRNITMSGTYSPVMMKIGTRKRCGNNPGVGSISGITFDNVTGTHTGSNFSPTIWGADSGHRVSDVTFTGVELTVPGGNGTAGTGVPSNDATDYNPKSIGTRPSYGWYLHYAAGIRFVDSSVDFGKDDGRPASIVNNSSDITFDHFTAEKGSKSPYDIGFQAVAGYCVRDSALRVNATGSTSDC
- a CDS encoding amylo-alpha-1,6-glucosidase gives rise to the protein MDVTRAAAVLAGNWLGSSTVPSRSLYPHQWSWDSAFIAIGLRHQAPERARRELRTLFAAQWPDGRVPHIVFDPGTPPEAYFPGPAFWRAGRTSGIVQPPVHARAVLAVHEAAPDRGFLATLYPKLRAWHEYLRGSRDAGGHGLAAIVHPWESGMDNSPAWDEPLARVTPSSGFVRRDLAHGTEADRPSDADYGRYVRLAADYRDSDYRDFGDFVVEDPGFNALLADGELALAEIAEELGLPSEEHRESAARIAKALQDTLWDNGFFFARDVRTGALTRQHTCAGLLPLLLPDLAVAPALLATATGPRFGLGRVHGIPSYDLTAPDFDPARYWRGPSWSNVGWLLHRALHHHGEHALATRLRTDLLTTAVATDFAEYCDPLTGAGHGTRSFSWTAALAVDLLAQPA